The Halomonas sp. HAL1 genome segment CAAATCGGTACCCGAAGACCTCTACCCAGAACACTTGCTGGTCGCTGCGCCGGGTGTCTATGACGCCATGGCCTATCTGTTGCTCGACGCTGACCAACACTAACGAGAAAGGCAGGATCGCGTTAAGGTGATGAATGACAAATACTTGAAAAGAAAGCGCTATAAGGGCTTTTCATTTATGCAAGAAACCGCTAGTATACGCACCGTCTTGAGGCAAATATGTAGCAGCCAATAAAGACAGCGGAGCGTGGCGCAGCTTGGTAGCGCGTTGCAATGGGGTTGCAAAGGTCGCAGGTTCGAATCCTGTCGCTCCGACCAAGAACATATAAAACGGTCACTTAGCTAATTGCTATAGTGGCCGTTTTTGTTTGGTTAGATTTTAGGTAGTAAATAGGTGACATTCGTCAGGAACTCTTTTCTGAGGCTTCTTCATTATCGTATTTTAATTTAAATGGTAAATTGCTTGTGACGCTTTCGTTTAGCTACAACTCAGACCTCATTGGTGGTGGATTGATGGTGCGTGAAAGCCGTGCAGTTGCAGCGCTATTGCTGGATGAGGTAGACGAAGCACACTGGCATCAAGCCATCATCGTTGAAAACCGGCTACAGAAGAATCGCCCAGCGACAGCCAAGCGTGCAGCGCAGGCCATCCGTAAACGCTTAGAGAAACTGGAACCCTCTTTTTGGAAAGCCCTGCACGATGGAGACGATCAGCTAGCGTCACAGGTATCGTTTTGTGCTGCCATGGCACGCAACCTGCTGATGGTGGAGTTTCTTGAAAGCGTGGTGGCCGATGCGTTTTTAACGCGGTCTGAAAAGCTTCAGTCCTATCAGTGGGATGAGTTTCTTGCCGAACGTGCTAACCGCGATGCAGCGATTGCTACCTGGGCAGAAAGTTCAAGGCGCAAAATGGGTCAGGTAGTGTTTCGGATGCTGACAGAGGTCGGCATATTGGATTCCAGCCGATCACGTCGGCTTCAGTCTTTCTTGCCCCGCCCAGAGCTGAAGATGCTGCTTGAAACCCACCGCCATACCCGTTTACAAAATTGTCTTCAAAAATTGCGCTAAGCATTTATCTGTTGGAAAAACTCATTATTGAACTAATGAAAACTAAGTAGACCTTGCGGCTATGACTGTAAGCAACGTAATCTTGCCCGCAATATGCCCAAAACATGCCCGACATAGAGACGCTCCGCATGTCACATAATGAGCAGCACCTACCACCTACCAGCGTTATGTTCCATGAGGATGACCAGCTTCGGGCACGATTAAACCAAGTCGCCGAGAAAATCACTCGACCGGATTTTTTAGCAGGCCAAGGGTTAGGTAACGAAATCGGCTTCTGGATTTTTGATTACGCTCCTGAGCACGAGCTTCAGGTACGTGCCTATCTGAACTTCCTTCCCTCGTTAATGGCGCGCCAATACGGCCATTTCAAGGTGGCCCAGGTTAACTTGCTTCACGTGCTCAAAGACTATCTGACTG includes the following:
- a CDS encoding DUF1819 family protein; translated protein: MTLSFSYNSDLIGGGLMVRESRAVAALLLDEVDEAHWHQAIIVENRLQKNRPATAKRAAQAIRKRLEKLEPSFWKALHDGDDQLASQVSFCAAMARNLLMVEFLESVVADAFLTRSEKLQSYQWDEFLAERANRDAAIATWAESSRRKMGQVVFRMLTEVGILDSSRSRRLQSFLPRPELKMLLETHRHTRLQNCLQKLR